One region of Chryseobacterium muglaense genomic DNA includes:
- a CDS encoding NAD kinase has product MKAAIYSQKKDLDTFLYLSKFISELESRGVKSVLFDEMAEALQFSKIFETFGNKQDLIDHQVDLFFTFGGDGTIVNSLTFIEDLEIPVVGVNTGRLGFLASFTKEEAFKELDSILKGDVKTSRRSVIEVVSPKSDEFFPYALNDVTVSRKETTSMVTVDSYINNEFLNVFWGDGVIVSTPTGSTAYSLSCGGPIISPNNENFVITPIAPHNLNVRPLVVNDKVEIKFKVESRVPQYSLSLDSRLIHIETDKEIIIKKASFQLLLVQPNNLSFYETIRQKLLWGRDKRN; this is encoded by the coding sequence ATGAAGGCAGCCATATATTCTCAGAAAAAAGATCTTGATACTTTTTTATATTTAAGCAAATTTATTTCTGAATTGGAAAGCAGAGGTGTAAAATCTGTTTTGTTTGACGAAATGGCTGAAGCGCTTCAGTTTTCTAAAATTTTTGAAACTTTTGGTAATAAACAGGATTTAATTGATCATCAAGTTGATCTTTTCTTCACTTTTGGAGGCGACGGAACCATTGTAAATTCTTTGACCTTTATTGAAGATTTAGAAATCCCTGTTGTTGGTGTCAACACCGGAAGACTTGGTTTTTTGGCCAGTTTCACCAAAGAAGAAGCCTTCAAAGAACTTGATTCTATTTTAAAAGGTGATGTAAAAACCAGCCGAAGATCTGTGATTGAAGTTGTTTCACCCAAATCTGACGAGTTTTTCCCGTATGCTTTAAATGATGTAACGGTTTCAAGAAAAGAAACCACCTCGATGGTAACGGTAGATTCTTATATCAACAATGAGTTTCTTAATGTTTTCTGGGGTGACGGCGTAATTGTCTCTACTCCTACAGGTTCTACAGCCTATTCATTAAGTTGTGGCGGACCAATCATTTCTCCGAACAACGAAAATTTTGTCATTACACCGATTGCTCCACACAATTTAAATGTAAGACCTTTGGTTGTGAATGATAAAGTAGAAATTAAATTTAAAGTGGAAAGCAGAGTTCCGCAATATTCTCTTTCGTTAGATTCAAGATTAATTCATATCGAAACAGATAAAGAAATCATAATTAAAAAGGCAAGTTTCCAGTTATTATTGGTGCAGCCCAACAATTTAAGCTTTTACGAAACCATCCGTCAGAAGCTACTTTGGGGACGTGATAAAAGAAATTAG
- the fbaA gene encoding class II fructose-bisphosphate aldolase — translation MSRIFPAGVATGQLVTDIFQYAKENKFALPAVNVVGSSNVNAVMETAAKLNSPVIIQFSNGGASFNAGKGLSNDAQKSAILGGIAGAKHIHTLAEAYGATVILHTDHAAKKLLPWIDGLMDANEEFFKQTGKSLYSSHMLDLSEESLEENLEISAEYFERMAKMKMTLEVEIGVTGGEEDGVDNSSVDNSLLYTQPEDIAYTYEKLKAISDNFTIAAAFGNVHGVYKPGNVVLTPKILDNSQKFVQEKFGTVEKPINFVFHGGSGSSLEEIREAIEYGVIKMNIDTDLQFAYSEGIRDYMVENVEYLKTQIGNPEGEEKPNKKYYDPRVWIRKGEETFSKRLIQAFEDLNNVNTLK, via the coding sequence ATGAGTAGAATTTTCCCGGCAGGAGTTGCCACAGGTCAGTTAGTTACAGATATTTTTCAATATGCTAAAGAAAACAAATTTGCATTACCTGCAGTAAACGTAGTTGGATCTAGCAACGTAAATGCGGTAATGGAAACTGCAGCAAAATTAAACTCACCTGTAATCATTCAGTTTTCTAACGGTGGAGCATCTTTCAACGCTGGAAAAGGATTAAGCAATGACGCTCAGAAATCAGCTATTTTAGGTGGTATCGCAGGAGCTAAACATATTCATACCCTTGCTGAAGCTTACGGAGCTACAGTAATTTTACATACAGATCACGCGGCAAAAAAATTATTACCTTGGATTGATGGTTTGATGGATGCTAACGAAGAATTCTTCAAGCAAACAGGAAAGTCTCTTTACTCTTCTCACATGCTGGATCTTTCTGAAGAATCTTTAGAAGAGAACTTAGAAATCTCTGCTGAATATTTCGAAAGAATGGCAAAAATGAAGATGACTTTAGAAGTTGAAATCGGGGTTACAGGAGGTGAAGAAGACGGTGTAGACAATTCTAGTGTAGATAACTCTTTACTATACACTCAGCCAGAAGACATCGCTTACACTTACGAAAAACTGAAGGCAATCTCTGATAACTTTACCATTGCAGCAGCATTTGGAAACGTACACGGAGTTTACAAGCCAGGAAATGTAGTTCTTACTCCAAAAATCTTAGATAACTCTCAGAAATTTGTTCAGGAAAAATTCGGAACTGTTGAGAAGCCAATTAATTTTGTATTCCACGGAGGTTCTGGTTCTTCTTTAGAAGAAATAAGAGAAGCAATTGAGTACGGGGTAATTAAGATGAATATTGATACCGATCTTCAGTTCGCTTACTCAGAAGGAATCAGAGATTACATGGTAGAAAATGTAGAATATCTGAAAACTCAAATCGGAAATCCTGAAGGAGAAGAAAAGCCTAACAAAAAATACTATGACCCAAGAGTTTGGATCAGAAAAGGTGAAGAAACTTTCTCTAAAAGATTAATTCAGGCATTTGAAGATTTAAATAACGTAAATACGCTTAAATAA
- the accD gene encoding acetyl-CoA carboxylase, carboxyltransferase subunit beta, which yields MAFDWFKRKAQNITTSTDEKKDVPKGLWHQTPSGKVVEHDELKKNNYVSPEDDFHVRIGSAEFFDILFDEGKFTELDANVESIDILNFKDTKSYTDRLKEVKAKTKLTDSIRNAVGTVNGTEMVVSCMDFAFIGGSLGSVMGEKIRRAIDYCIEKKLPYMIICQSGGARMQEATYSLMQLAKVQSKLAQLSEAGLLYIAYLCDPTFGGITASFAMTADIIMAEPRALIGFAGPRVIRETIGRDLPEGFQTSEFLQEKGFVDFIVKRTEIKEVVSKTVNLLAVKA from the coding sequence ATGGCATTCGACTGGTTTAAAAGAAAAGCACAAAATATTACCACTTCAACCGACGAGAAAAAAGATGTTCCAAAAGGACTTTGGCATCAGACTCCGTCAGGAAAAGTTGTGGAGCACGATGAACTAAAGAAAAACAATTATGTTTCTCCTGAAGATGATTTTCATGTAAGAATAGGAAGTGCAGAGTTTTTCGACATCCTTTTTGACGAAGGAAAATTCACTGAGCTTGATGCGAATGTTGAAAGTATAGACATCCTTAATTTTAAAGATACAAAATCTTACACCGACCGTCTGAAAGAAGTAAAAGCAAAAACAAAATTGACTGATTCTATCAGAAACGCTGTAGGAACCGTAAACGGAACTGAAATGGTAGTTTCTTGTATGGATTTTGCTTTCATCGGAGGATCTTTGGGATCTGTGATGGGCGAAAAAATCAGAAGAGCAATTGATTACTGTATCGAAAAAAAACTTCCTTACATGATTATCTGCCAATCTGGAGGAGCGAGAATGCAGGAAGCAACCTATTCTCTGATGCAGTTGGCTAAAGTACAATCTAAGTTGGCTCAGCTTTCAGAAGCTGGACTTTTGTACATCGCTTATCTTTGTGACCCAACTTTTGGTGGAATCACCGCTTCATTTGCAATGACTGCAGATATCATCATGGCAGAGCCAAGAGCTTTGATTGGATTTGCAGGACCAAGAGTTATCCGTGAAACCATCGGTAGAGATTTACCAGAAGGCTTCCAGACCTCAGAATTCTTACAGGAAAAAGGTTTCGTAGATTTCATTGTAAAAAGAACTGAAATTAAAGAAGTCGTTTCTAAAACAGTTAATTTGTTAGCTGTAAAAGCTTAA
- a CDS encoding DUF6973 domain-containing protein: MRTFKVVLSTITSMSLKKIFKLLSAVLPHPLFSILSFHATVKAFSIAQKLYPKTASKNGEGNAFRHSLWCCLIMMYCSKVSSPEKALEFCKKITDLHEELFPNEPLETKMDLHNNKIGMDYFMELLPGIHRQFFEKSFFIKELQKKTANAKILRSLDDDFEGELVYLDENTNC; the protein is encoded by the coding sequence ATGAGGACATTTAAAGTTGTTTTAAGCACCATTACATCTATGAGTTTAAAGAAAATATTTAAACTCTTATCTGCCGTATTGCCCCATCCTCTTTTTTCTATTTTAAGTTTCCATGCAACGGTAAAGGCTTTTTCTATAGCACAGAAACTGTATCCGAAAACGGCATCTAAAAATGGTGAAGGAAACGCTTTCAGACATTCTCTTTGGTGTTGCCTGATTATGATGTACTGCAGCAAAGTGTCTTCGCCTGAAAAAGCATTAGAATTTTGTAAAAAAATTACAGATTTACACGAAGAATTATTTCCAAATGAACCTTTGGAAACCAAAATGGACTTACACAACAACAAAATAGGTATGGATTATTTCATGGAACTTCTTCCCGGAATTCACCGTCAGTTTTTTGAGAAAAGCTTTTTCATTAAAGAATTACAAAAGAAAACTGCCAATGCCAAGATTCTGAGAAGTCTGGATGATGATTTTGAAGGAGAATTGGTTTATTTGGATGAAAATACCAATTGTTAG